From one Coffea eugenioides isolate CCC68of chromosome 11, Ceug_1.0, whole genome shotgun sequence genomic stretch:
- the LOC113752705 gene encoding axial regulator YABBY 4: MSTLNHLLDLQGQICYVQCGYCTTILLVNVPYSSLSAVVTVRCGHCTSLLSVNMTSASFLPLHLFAPFDQSDQSTTQVCPQETDVNADDHKGLDMQIPSHVVSSPDEEEGETQAINKPPEKRQRAPSAYNRFIGEEIQRLKAINPTMTHKQAFSRAAKSWAHLPLGLQKEGESQAGKDDDASFQSSRGFKTTP, translated from the exons ATGTCAACTCTCAACCATCTGCTCGATTTGCAAGGACAAATTTGTTACGTTCAATGTGGCTATTGCACCACCATTTTACTG GTGAATGTACCATATAGCAGCTTATCAGCCGTGGTAACAGTAAGATGTGGCCACTGTACTAGCCTTCTTTCAGTAAACATGACGAGTGCCTCATTTCTCCCTCTCCATCTCTTCGCTCCATTCGATCAATCTGATCAG TCAACAACACAAGTTTGCCCCCAGGAAACAGATGTTAATGCTGATGATCATAAAGGTTTAGACATGCAGATTCCATCTCACGTTGTCTCATCACCCGATGAGGAAGAGGGGGAAACCCAAGCAATCAACAAGC CCCCAGAGAAAAGACAACGTGCTCCATCAGCCTACAATCGCTTCATTGG GGAAGAGATACAGAGACTGAAGGCAATAAATCCAACCATGACTCACAAGCAAGCTTTTAGTAGGGCAGCTAAAAGT TGGGCTCATCTTCCACTTGGTCTGCAGAAAGAAGGCGAGAGCCAAGCTGGGAAAGATGATGATGCATCATTCCAGTCTTCAAGAG GTTTCAAAACTACACCATGA
- the LOC113752979 gene encoding uncharacterized protein LOC113752979 isoform X1, with protein sequence MNPHHHTSPCLHCHPHSYIRMVHSLIERCLMLRMDRDQCIKALAKHARIQPQITLTVWRELMKENKEFFQAYLYAISPRPLIIRMVRFSDGGVHKIPRFGRRKLWK encoded by the exons ATGAATCCTCACCATCATACTTCTCCCTGTTTGCACTGCCACCCGCACAGCTATATTAGAATG GTTCATAGCCTAATAGAGAGGTGTTTGATGCTTCGCATGGACCGGGATCAATGCATTAAGGCGCTAGCTAAGCATGCAAGAATTCAGCCCCAAATAACCCTAACAG TGTGGAGAGAACTAATGAAGGAGAACAAGGAATTCTTTCAAGCATATTTATATGCCATATCTCCAAGACCCTTGATAA TTCGTATGGTACGTTTCTCAGATGGAGGTGTTCACAAGATTCCGAGGTTTGGAAGAAGGAAACTATGGAAGTAA
- the LOC113753615 gene encoding uncharacterized protein LOC113753615, producing MFEENNGNSSLPVFIDESRVQFPATAANQLQLFGNLSYGFNADPVNYFGNEHNATLLRPNKRSREAEAIASQQKLHISLNNNIYHDEVDRKARIPNQNPVSTGLRLSYDDEERNSSVTSASGSMTAASSIIWSAGDSIRTELDRQKEELDQYIKAQVLLDSSSAQATVCFS from the exons ATGTTTGAAGAAAATAATGGTAACTCATCACTACCAGTTTTTATTGATGAGAGTCGTGTTCAGTTCCCTGCTACTGCAGCAAATCAGCTACAGCTATTTGGAAACT TGTCCTATGGATTTAATGCTGATCCAGTAAATTATTTTGGAAATGAGCATAATGCTACCCTTCTTCGGCCTAATAAACGAAGCCGGGAAGCAGAAGCAATTGCAAGTCAGCAGAAGCTTCACATTTCTTTGAATAACAACATTTATCATGATGAAGTGGATCGAAAGGCACGCATTCCTAACCAGAATCCTGTATCAACTGGTTTAAGGTTATCATATGATGATGAAGAACGTAATTCTTCTGTAACCTCAGCAAGTGGAAGTATGACAGCAGCATCATCAATTATCTGGTCAGCTGGTGACAGTATCAGAACTGAACTTGACCGGCAGAAAGAAGAACTTGATCAGTATATTAAAGCTCAGGTATTATTGGACTCCTCCTCTGCACAGGCAACTGTCTGTTTCAGTTAA
- the LOC113752979 gene encoding uncharacterized protein LOC113752979 isoform X2, with protein MNPHHHTSPCLHCHPHSYIRMVHSLIERCLMLRMDRDQCIKALAKHARIQPQITLTVWRELMKENKEFFQAYLYAISPRPLINGGVHKIPRFGRRKLWK; from the exons ATGAATCCTCACCATCATACTTCTCCCTGTTTGCACTGCCACCCGCACAGCTATATTAGAATG GTTCATAGCCTAATAGAGAGGTGTTTGATGCTTCGCATGGACCGGGATCAATGCATTAAGGCGCTAGCTAAGCATGCAAGAATTCAGCCCCAAATAACCCTAACAG TGTGGAGAGAACTAATGAAGGAGAACAAGGAATTCTTTCAAGCATATTTATATGCCATATCTCCAAGACCCTTGATAA ATGGAGGTGTTCACAAGATTCCGAGGTTTGGAAGAAGGAAACTATGGAAGTAA